One Spinacia oleracea cultivar Varoflay chromosome 4, BTI_SOV_V1, whole genome shotgun sequence DNA segment encodes these proteins:
- the LOC110789310 gene encoding F-box protein SKIP23, with product MADWSELPAELLGEILIRLNSSIDALRFRSVCSTWRQSSLSNPKSNGLRTPLSLPSHEISLSKRSIFLISPPQTPISESSNNNNNPNSWVIKIEEKSPNFFNIFFPLSWSKIIPIPYHFPKVMDILNIRIRELGCEYFLRYTDKACFRGDFLNLLMEKVAFVSGVNVDDFFLLTIHVSGKLALFNNVDNQWHIYSDDVDLPYDDVIAFNGEFYAVDYTGRTVLVGYDAVDNSAVLVAKSICGGDKKRLVEIGGELMLVDVYMSLPPWEHDHDMEDLDQYVSSRSMWFKVFRLDREGKNWVEVKDFGNYILFLGMYSGFSASAVDVLCQKGNCIYFSFPDNFYPSNFDEDDDVFKFHCGGVYNLEDASITYSKLFWPPPPWVASSL from the coding sequence atggCGGACTGGTCAGAACTACCGGCAGAACTCCTCGGAGAAATCTTAATCCGCCTCAATTCCTCAATTGACGCCCTCCGATTCCGATCTGTCTGTTCTACTTGGCGCCAATCATCTCTATCCAATCCCAAATCCAACGGCCTGCGAACCCCCTTATCTCTTCCTTCCCATGAAATCTCCCTCTCCAAGCGCTCCATATTCCTTATATCTCCTCCCCAAACCCCCATTTCTGAATCAtccaacaataataacaatccCAATTCATGGGTCATCAAAATCGAAGAAAAAAGCCCTAATTTTTTCAATATTTTCTTCCCACTTTCATGGTCCAAAATCATACCTATACCTTACCATTTCCCAAAAGTTATGGATATCTTGAACATTCGAATTCGTGAATTGGGCTGTGAGTATTTTCTTCGTTACACCGATAAAGCTTGTTTTAGGGGTGATTTTCTTAATTTGCTTATGGAAAAGGTTGCATTTGTATCAGGGGTTAATGttgatgatttttttcttttgactaTTCATGTTTCTGGGAAATTAGCTTTGTTTAATAATGTTGATAATCAATGGCATATTTATTCTGATGATGTAGACTTACCTTATGATGATGTTATTGCATTTAATGGGGAATTTTATGCTGTTGATTATACTGGGAGGACTGTGTTGGTTGGTTACGACGCGGTTGATAATAGCGCCGTTTTAGTGGCGAAATCTATTTGTGGAGGTGATAAGAAGCGTTTAGTTGAAATTGGTGGTGAGTTAATGTTGGTGGATGTTTATATGAGTCTTCCTCCATGGGAGCATGATCATGACATGGAAGATTTGGATCAATATGTCTCATCGAGGTCCATGTGGTTCAAGGTCTTTAGGTTGGATAGGGAAGGGAAGAATTGGGTTGAGGTTAAAGATTTCGGAAACTATATTTTGTTCTTGGGCATGTATTCTGGGTTTTCAGCATCTGCTGTGGATGTGTTGTGCCAGAAAGGGAACtgcatttatttttctttcccgGATAACTTTTACCCGTCAAATtttgatgaagatgatgatgtcTTCAAGTTCCACTGTGGCGGGGTGTATAATTTGGAGGATGCTAGCATCACTTATTCCAAGTTGTTCTGGCCTCCTCCTCCTTGGGTTGCTTCATCTTTGTAG